The following are encoded together in the Brassica napus cultivar Da-Ae chromosome A9, Da-Ae, whole genome shotgun sequence genome:
- the LOC106366107 gene encoding serine/arginine-rich splicing factor RS2Z32 isoform X2 produces MFLTGSSLSNDGPLDCTFHRVRDVDMKRDYAFVEFSDPRDADDARYYLDGRDFDGSRITVEASRGAPRGSRDSGSRGPPPGSGRCFNCGVDGHWARDCTAGDWKNKCYRCGERGHIERNCKNSPSPKKARRGGSYSRSPVKSRSPRRRRSPSRSRSYSRGRSYSRSRSPVRRERSVEDRSLSPKPMERSVSPRGKDQSLSPDRRVVDASPKLEKQDGSDYEGSPRENGNGKSSVSPIAGGEESPQDRSPVDDEPELNRSSPKGSESP; encoded by the exons ATGTTTTTGACTGGAAGTTCCTTAAGTAATGATGGGCCCCTTGATTGCACTTTCCACAGAGTACGAGATGTTGATATGAAGCGTGACTATGCCTTTGTT GAATTTAGCGATCCTCGTGATGCTGATGACGCAAGATACTATTTAGATGGACGAGACTTCGATGGGAGTCGCATCACTGTTGAGGCTTCAAGAGGG GCACCTCGTGGTTCTCGGGACAGTGGTAGCAGAGGTCCCCCTCCTGGTTCGGGTCGCTGTTTTAACTGCGGTGTTGATGGTCATTGGGCTAGAGACTGCACAGCAGGTGACTGGAAGAACAAATGTTACCGCTGTGGTGAAAGAGGACACATTGAGAGAAACTGCAAGAACAGTCCTAGTCCTAAGAAGGCCAG GCGTGGTGGAAGCTACTCCAGGTCACCAGTTAAATCACGCTCCCCTCGCCGCAGAAGAAGCCCAAGCCGGAGCCGTAGTTACAGTCGTGGTCGTAGCTACAG CCGTTCACGATCGCCagtgagaagagagagaagcgTTGAGGATAGATCACTTAGTCCTAAGCCAATGGAGCGATCCGTATCTCCCAGAGGCAAAGACCAAAGCCTGAGTCCAGACCGAAGAGTCGTAGATGCAAGCCCAAAACTAGAAAAGCAAGATGGGTCGGACTATGAAGGCAGCCCAAGAGAAAATGGTAATGGCAAGAGCTCTGTGAGTCCCATTGCGGGAGGTGAAGAAAGTCCTCAAGACAGGAGCCCCGTTGATGATGAGCCTGAGCTTAACCGTTCTTCCCCTAAAGGCAGCGAGTCACCTTGA
- the LOC106366107 gene encoding serine/arginine-rich splicing factor RS2Z32 isoform X1: protein MPRFDDRYGNTRLYVGRLSSRTRSRDLERLFSRYGRVRDVDMKRDYAFVEFSDPRDADDARYYLDGRDFDGSRITVEASRGAPRGSRDSGSRGPPPGSGRCFNCGVDGHWARDCTAGDWKNKCYRCGERGHIERNCKNSPSPKKARRGGSYSRSPVKSRSPRRRRSPSRSRSYSRGRSYSRSRSPVRRERSVEDRSLSPKPMERSVSPRGKDQSLSPDRRVVDASPKLEKQDGSDYEGSPRENGNGKSSVSPIAGGEESPQDRSPVDDEPELNRSSPKGSESP from the exons ATGCCTCGATTTGATGATCGATATGGAAACACTCGCCTCTACGTCGGCCGCTTGTCATCTAGAACTCGCAGCAGGGATCTTGAGCGTCTTTTCAGCAGATACGGAAG AGTACGAGATGTTGATATGAAGCGTGACTATGCCTTTGTT GAATTTAGCGATCCTCGTGATGCTGATGACGCAAGATACTATTTAGATGGACGAGACTTCGATGGGAGTCGCATCACTGTTGAGGCTTCAAGAGGG GCACCTCGTGGTTCTCGGGACAGTGGTAGCAGAGGTCCCCCTCCTGGTTCGGGTCGCTGTTTTAACTGCGGTGTTGATGGTCATTGGGCTAGAGACTGCACAGCAGGTGACTGGAAGAACAAATGTTACCGCTGTGGTGAAAGAGGACACATTGAGAGAAACTGCAAGAACAGTCCTAGTCCTAAGAAGGCCAG GCGTGGTGGAAGCTACTCCAGGTCACCAGTTAAATCACGCTCCCCTCGCCGCAGAAGAAGCCCAAGCCGGAGCCGTAGTTACAGTCGTGGTCGTAGCTACAG CCGTTCACGATCGCCagtgagaagagagagaagcgTTGAGGATAGATCACTTAGTCCTAAGCCAATGGAGCGATCCGTATCTCCCAGAGGCAAAGACCAAAGCCTGAGTCCAGACCGAAGAGTCGTAGATGCAAGCCCAAAACTAGAAAAGCAAGATGGGTCGGACTATGAAGGCAGCCCAAGAGAAAATGGTAATGGCAAGAGCTCTGTGAGTCCCATTGCGGGAGGTGAAGAAAGTCCTCAAGACAGGAGCCCCGTTGATGATGAGCCTGAGCTTAACCGTTCTTCCCCTAAAGGCAGCGAGTCACCTTGA
- the LOC106366108 gene encoding 29 kDa ribonucleoprotein, chloroplastic, translating to MSASASSVSLSSFNPKSLPLCISRSASVLPPSLSFKLHSIFASSAVKCSSSPAQHPSRFSRNVAVSSDFEVEEDDMFTDDDSSPPPTQERSSSFSADLKLFVGNLSFDVDSAQLAQLFESAGTVEMVEVIYDKVTGRSRGFGFVTMSTAAEVEAAAQQFNGYELEGRALRVNAGPPPPKREESFSRGPRSGGYGSERSSYGSERSGYGSQRSGRSGYGSERSSYGSGSGSGSGSGSSDRVYVGNLSWGVDDTALESLFSEQGKVVEARVIYDRDTGRSKGFGFVTLGSPQEVTRAINSLNGADLDGRQIRVSEAEARPPRRQF from the exons atgTCTGCCTCCGCTTCCTCCGTTTCCCTTTCTTCCTTCAACCCTAAATCCCTTCCTCTCTGCATTTCCCGCTCCGCCTCCGTTCTCCCACCTTCCCTCTCCTTCAAACTCCACTCCATCTTCGCTTCCTCCGCCGTCAAATGCTCCTCCTCCCCCGCCCAACACCCGTCGCGTTTCTCCAGAAACGTCGCCGTATCATCGGATTTCGAGGTGGAGGAAGACGACATGTTCACCGACGATGATTCTTCTCCCCCGCCGACGCAAGAGCGCAGCTCCTCCTTCTCCGCCGACCTCAAACTCTTCGTCGGTAACCTTTCCTTCGATGTGGATAGCGCTCAGCTCGCTCAGCTGTTTGAGAGCGCCGGGACTGTTGAGATGGTTGAG GTTATCTATGATAAAGTGACTGGCAGAAGCAGAGGTTTTGGATTTGTGACAATGTCCACTGCAGCTGAAGTTGAAGCAGCTGCTCAGCAGTTTAATGGATAT GAACTTGAGGGTAGAGCTTTGAGGGTTAACGCTGGACCTCCTCCACCGAAGAGGGAGGAATCATTCTCCAGAGGACCAAGAAGCGGTGGTTACGGTTCTGAACGTTCCAGTTACGGTTCTGAACGTTCTGGCTACGGGTCTCAGCGTTCAGGACGTTCTGGTTACGGGTCTGAGCGTTCCAGCTATGGGTCTGGGTCAGGGTCAGGGTCAGGGTCAGGTTCATCAGACCGTGTGTATGTGGGAAACCTTTCGTGGGGTGTTGATGACACGGCTCTTGAGAGCTTGTTCAGCGAGCAAGGAAAGGTTGTTGAGGCCAGGGTCATTTACGACAGGGACACTGGTCGATCAAagggttttgggtttgtgaCACTCGGCTCTCCTCAAGAGGTCACAAGAGCCATCAACTCTTTGAATGGCGCA GATTTGGATGGAAGACAGATTAGAGTCTCTGAGGCTGAGGCTAGGCCACCAAGGCGCCAGTTTTGA
- the LOC125578439 gene encoding secreted protein C-like has product MSLSFSQTKLLVILVAFACVFSSGSEAWSWSWSSGSGSGSGSGWESHGSGGSASGSGTNPDGSHWSWKWDTRSGWRWRSDSNRTKPGSSNHNVTKPEGSSNHNVTKPGSSNHNVTKPEGSSNHNHNVTMPGSSHHNHNETKPGSSKHNDSRSGSDDNDSRNPVFATPREVVVGGSRGWNYGVDLEEWASKTTFHVGDVLVFEYNNMTNGRHDVYLQTNLWSYRTCNFESRNKIASSEENGSKESFKFTLAMSQPYSFACGEDNGYYCRTYNMKFSVLPGA; this is encoded by the exons atgTCGCTGTCTTTTTCACAAACGAAGTTACTGGTAATCCTTGTGGCCTTTGCATGCGTCTTCTCATCAGGCTCAGAGGCATGGAGCTGGAGTTGGAGCTCCGGTTCAGGCTCAGGCTCAGGCTCGGGTTGGGAATCCCACGGCTCAGGCGGATCAGCCTCAGGTTCGGGTACAAACCCTGATGGTTCGCACTGGAGTTGGAAGTGGGACACACGGTCAGGCTGGAGATGGAGGTCCGACTCAAACCGTACGAAGCCAGGCTCCTCGAACCATAACGTTACGAAGCCTGAAGGCTCATCAAATCATAACGTTACGAAGCCAGGCTCATCGAACCATAACGTCACGAAGCCTGAAGGCTCATCGAACCACAACCATAATGTTACAATGCCAGGCTCATCGCACCATAACCATAATGAAACGAAGCCAGGCTCATCAAAACATAACGATTCGAGGTCAGGCTCAGACGATAACGATTCAAGGAACCCGGTCTTTGCAACACCAAGAGAGGTCGTAGTGGGAGGATCACGTGGATGGAACTACGGGGTGGATCTTGAAGAATGGGCTTCCAAGACTACTTTCCATGTCGGCGATGTCCTTG TTTTCGAGTACAACAATATGACAAACGGAAGACATGACGTGTACTTGCAAACAAATCTGTGGAGTTACAGGACCTGCAACTTCGAAAGTAGAAATAAGATTGCTTCATCGGAGGAGAATGGATCTAAAGAGAGCTTCAAATTTACTCTTGCAATGTCACAGCCTTACTCTTTTGCATGCGGAGAGGATAACGGCTATTATTGCCGTACCTATAACATGAAGTTCAGCGTTCTCCCAGGCGCCTGA
- the LOC125578187 gene encoding uncharacterized mitochondrial protein AtMg00310-like, with the protein MRNLLGIHNIGGIGKYLGLPEQFGSKKSEMFAYIIDKVKKVTQGWKQRHLSHGGKEILLKAVAMAMPIYSMNIFKLPKEVCEEINGILARFWWSSGENKGMHWYSWKRVCLPKKEGGLGFRDLETFNQALLGKQVWRIMQNPNCLMARILQARYFPEGDILKATVKRKSSYAWKSIMYGKELIVKGMRHLIGDGSFTNMWTDQWLQVHPPRPPRPITEVDEAEKVSMYLHSNNTGWDLDKLRLVVEPEDFEVIGWQCTYLKTQ; encoded by the exons ATGAGGAATTTGTTGGGGATTCATAATATTGGAGGGATAGGAAAGTATTTGGGTTTACCAGAGCAGTTTGGGTCAAAGAAAAGTGAGATGTTTGCATATATTATTGATAAGGTGAAGAAGGTCACTCAAGGATGGAAGCAAAGACACTTATCACATGGAGGAAAGGAAATCCTGCTCAAAGCAGTGGCTATGGCTATGCCAATATATtcaatgaatatttttaaactccCCAAGGAGGTATGTGAAGAAATCAATGGTATTTTGGCACGGTTCTGGTGGAGTTCGGGTGAAAATAAAGGTATGCACTGGTACTCTTGGAAAAGAGTTTGCTTGCCAAAGAAGGAAGGTGGACTTGGTTTTCGAGATTTGGAAACTTTCAATCAAGCGTTACTTGGTAAACAAGTTTGGAGGATAATGCAGAATCCAAACTGTTTGATGGCACGCATTTTGCAGGCTCGGTATTTCCCTGAAGGAGATATACTAAAGGCTACAGTTAAAAGGAAATCCTCATATGCATGGAAATCTATCATGTATGGCAAGGAGTTGATTGTGAAAGGAATGAGACATCTTATTGGTGATGGCTCTTTTACAAATATGTGGACGGATCAGTGGTTACAGGTACATCCCCCACGTCCACCACGACCAATCACTGAAGTGGATGAGGCAGAGAAAGTCAGTATGTACCTCCATAGTAATAATACTGGTTGGGACTTGGACAAACTGAGACTAGTAGTTGAACCGGAAGATTTTGAG GTTATTGGGTGGCAATGCACTTACCTGAAAACACAGTGA
- the BNAA09G33770D gene encoding uncharacterized protein BNAA09G33770D, translating into MNISARISSVLRSSNLCLITPRFSSSSRFICSKGNPDESPKNDNGDKSSRDWDKAWKSFKKQSKKTFFSQFNVDKYVTWNPPRSEFPLSEEVDPIKRTERSNLMLWTSPKFTLVGAIVIVSFLLLYTILAPVK; encoded by the exons ATGAACATTTCTGCTAGAATCTCCTCCGTGTTAAGATCCTCCAATCTCTGCCTGATAACCCCTAGATTCTCATCTTCCTCTAGATTCATCTGCTCCAAAGGGAACCCCGACGAATCTCCCAAAAACGACAATG GTGATAAATCGTCGAGGGATTGGGACAAAGCGTGGAAGAGTTTCAAGAAACAAAGCAAGAAGACATTCTTCTCTCAGTTCAACGTGGACAAGTACGTGACGTGGAATCCTCCGagatcggagtttccgttgtcGGAAGAAGTTGATCCTATCAAAAGAACAGAGAGATCTAATCTCATGCTCTGGACAAGTCCAAAGTTCACATTAGTTGGAGCCATCGTCATTGTTTCATTCCTCCTTCTATATACCATTCTTGCTCCTGTCAAGTGA